The genomic window AGACCTAACCGGCTGGTTGAGAAAAACCGAAAGCAACCATGACCAGCCGGTTCTTATCAATATTCATGACAATCAATTTTCTAATTTTATATTGAAGAGTAGGTAAAAATTATGCTATGAGTGTTTTGGTGGATTTTCTTCCATAAAAGGATTCATGGTTGAATGTTCAGGTGGTTAATATTCAGATAAAACTGAGTAATTATCCTCACCATTTTATAACATTTGTGAAAAAGACGAGAAAATGAATACGTCTGGTCGAGTGAATTTCAGTTAATTGTATTTTAAATATTAAAGATAGATAGGAGAGTGAAAAATGGAGAATATTAAAAAAATTGCTCTAGTTGCCCATGATAATCAAAAGCAGGACTTAATCGAATGGGCACAATGGAATAAAAACATTTTAGATAACCATCTGATTTTTGCTACCGGAACGACCGGAAAGTTACTTATTGATCGAGTAGGGTTAAAAGTCCACTGTTTAAAAAGTGGTCCTTTGGGAGGTGACCTCCAAATAGGAGCAAAAATTGTTGAAGGAGAAATCGATGTTCTAATCTTTTTTTGGGATCCTCTCAAGCCCCAACCTCATGATGTTGATGTAAAAGCTTTACTGCGGATAGCCGTCGTATATAATATTCCAACTGCCTGCAATCGTTCCTCTGCTGATTACCTCGTTTCATCCGTCTTACTTTATAGCCAATACCAACCTCTCCTCAAAACCTGCTAATTCTGCTTTATTGGTTTCCACTCTGGAGAAACAATGATGAGTGATAGCCCAAAATTCTATATGCCATGGTATG from Candidatus Atribacteria bacterium ADurb.Bin276 includes these protein-coding regions:
- the mgsA gene encoding Methylglyoxal synthase, coding for MENIKKIALVAHDNQKQDLIEWAQWNKNILDNHLIFATGTTGKLLIDRVGLKVHCLKSGPLGGDLQIGAKIVEGEIDVLIFFWDPLKPQPHDVDVKALLRIAVVYNIPTACNRSSADYLVSSVLLYSQYQPLLKTC